Below is a window of Malus domestica chromosome 13, GDT2T_hap1 DNA.
AGCATCAAAGCAGATAGGGTGGAGTTGCTGGGCAAAAGACCATCCGATTTCATTTCGAGTAAAAGCTCCTGAGCTACATGAGGCAACTTTTGTCTACTTAAACTCCGAATTATCCGCACGCAATCTACATAAGTAGCTTGGCCATTAAAACACTCATCCCGCTTCCATTTCCGGATTATCTGTTGTAAGCACAGCCCAAAtaaaaggatatccttgaagaaatctaaGGCAATATCGTAATCTTCAACTCATTTTACACAAAGGATGGGTAATTAAAGACTTCAAGACACTAATATGTACACTCTTTCAAACACTAGATCAAGAAATTCATAAAATTCATAAACCTGCTAAAACAAATTACGGGCACttgttgaatcaaaatttgattaaaatgttcgtgagagagagagagagagagagaccgacCTTGCGTGCTAAGGCTCGATTTTGTGAATGGGATTGATGGCAGAAAATAGAAAGGCGTTTTGGGTTGAGAGAAGCTGAAACACGTATTGGGCTCAGAAGAACCGTGACCCCCATTTCCTGACACAGCTGAGCGTTGGAATGATAACACAAATTTGAACCCTCCGTTTAATGCATTTCGATATTGATACTACATTTGGAAATGTTCcattgaaatgttttttttcccgataatttttaaataaagattTAAACCTTAAATACTTTCGTGTATTACATTTGCACGCTGAAAATACTTTATTCAATATTAATTGACgcataaatttatatatttattattcgTTAATTGTTTAGATATAAAATGAATGAGCGTTTGCACAAGCACGGAACAGGATCCTATAACATGCGTTCTTTAGCTTTAcaacttttacgtttcttttggtTACAACGTTGGTATTATTTTGTCATTTAATTTCAACTTTGCATGGTTGAAACTTGAAAAGTGcatctcacacattttttttttttgtatgaatCTAAAACCAACCCAAACTTGAATTAAGAATGTTGGGTTAGGATTGCGTTAGGAATGTTGGGTTAGGATTGGATTGACTATCCAACTGGCCCAACCCGTCCGAGTTGTACCTAATtaaaagtgtgtgcattttctACCTAAACcaaaagttttgttttccaaTTACCACTTAGACTTCAATTTTGGTGCCAATGTGCAACCTTTGATGATTTCAGTTAAAATTTCTGTTAAAGCACCTTCTTCATGGATGTGGGgtctagttttaattttttttaatttattaaacatcaaagtaaatgaaaatttcaaaaataatgaaataaaaaaaaaaaaaaaaaagaagaagaaagacatGGATTTACCATCGCCGACTTAGTGACGTTCCTCTACCCCTCACGCCTCCACCTGTCTCATCTCAGATTCCAAATCGAAGCCTTCAGACCCCAATCCAATCTCAAACCTCTCGACTCATAATCCTATTTCTACGACCCCATACCACGCAACATAAATCAATCCCTCCTCCTCCCACTCCCAACCTCACCCCCACCCCTGGCTATGTTTCCGATATCTACCTCCCCAACTCCATTCATCTATCCCTCCCCTAttacatttttctctcttttcttcacCCAATCTCTCTTAGGGCTAGGCACGGGTTAGGCCGGACCCAATATTGAAGAGACTGCATTGAATCCGGATTTAAAAGAGACAAGCCAGGCTGGGCCAGGGACAACATATTCTACATATTCTAATATAGGAACCAGACCTAACTCGGCCCAGTTGACTCCCAACACAGATTCACAGTTCACTCCCAGCATAGATTCACTACCAGTGTAGTGTGCAGATTTTACAGTTTGCACAAATTCACTCTCTGCACAAATTCATATCCAATCCAAACATTACAAGTCCATAGATTAACAATAAATCCAAAATAACCACATTACATCGTCCAACATCATTCGATACATTAAATCCGAGACATTCAAAATAACATCCGAGAGACATCTAAAGATCAATGAATCCCTAAATtacaaggaaaccaaaaaaaaaaattcatcagaAAGCTCAAACCTTTATACAGTAACAATAATAATCAGTGGTGAGTTGTTCAACTTTTACCAAATGTCAGTAAATTCTGTAATGCAAACTACATAGAGAAATCCAGAAAGACGAACAAATATCAAGTGAAACAGATAACCCAAAttctgaaaacatcatcgaatTGCTAATGCGAAAAGATGTTTTTCCATTTTAACTCTCAAACAAACGATAAATTTTAACACAAAGGGAAGGTGTTGAAATATGAAGAAAGTTTGACTGTATTTAGATGCAATAGAAATCATACATAACTATGGATAGGCAACATAGGGTGAACATGTATTCAGCAGACAGCACTAGAAAACATGTATTCAACAATATGGAAGCATCAGGACTACTACAAATGAAGGTCTCCAAACAAAAAACATAGATAACTCTCAAACAAACGATAAATTTCGACACAAAGGGAAGGTGCTTAAATCATTACTCCTAATCGGGTAAAATATAACTAAGTTTCGATAAAGTTTTTATACGAAACTGAAACCAAGCTAATCTAAAAGAACAGACAATCTGAAACTAACAGGAAACTTACATGAGAAAATATAATTCCAAAGCAAAATACTCGATCAATTACGTTATTTGAGaaccaaagagagagagaaaaacatAGCCAAAAAGAAAATTCACGCTTTCTTTGTCAATTAAGTTTATCATGCACAATAACAATATTTCAATCTAAGCAAGCACAAAACGAACAATTCTAAACATGGAATCGGATAGGAAGTAGtaaacaaaattcaaacccaACAAATTCAACTATGAGATAAACAGGACAAACATATGAAGTCCCTGTGATAGAGGAATACATGAAATTCACCATATACACATATAAATGGTATAATTTAACCGTATAAAAAAGTTTGTTTCTTCCTATAAAAAAAGAACCAGATAATCGAAAGATggaaaaccaaaaagaaaatgaataccCAACACCCAATTGGAAGACTTGAGGGAGGGACTGGAACCTGCACTCAAGACTAGGGTAGAAACTAACGGTTGAGATTGGATGATAGGTTATCATTCAATCTCGGCCGTTCATTATAATTAGAAACAGGTCGGTCTGGGAACCcgttgtttttaattttatggacCCACCCTGCCCCATAATTGACAGCGGCCCGGCCCGTTTTCTCTCTACAAATTTTGGAACCAGCCCTTACCCGCCCCGAACCTAGAATACTCGCCTCGACCCGCGGTTCCTTTACCCGTTTGCCCAACCCTAAACTCTCTATCTCAACTAGGGGTGATTCAGTATGGGATCCCAAATCGAAAAATGGGATTTTGAATTCCAAACCGAAAATTTTTTAGAttggaatttgaagaccaatcccgaaccaaaattttggtatttctaatttttcgggattcccgaaatgtTTTTGGTATTTTAGGATGGATCAAGATTGAATTTTCGGTTTTGAGCTTTTAGGttgaaatttgagatttttgggcTATGGACTTAAATTTGGACTTTTCGCCTAAAATTTTGTTCCCCAATTTCATATCAATTGAAATTTAGGCTTTGTACCTCATACCAATTTGAAATTCCATACCAATTGAAATACCAAGTCAAATTGATGTTCCAAAGTTCCAAAATACTTAATTTCATACTTCTATTTCTAATATAGTCTACTATAAAACCACTTAAACATTGATTAACgtattgatttaaaattttagtgtTTCTAACATTATCCTTTATTTATATAAAGAGCCGGACGATCAAATGACGTGGAATAAGTTGGTGTGTATAAGGGTAatttcattgttttgtcaaaagcGTAACCCTAAAAGGTAAATCTCCAAACTCGTGCAATCTCTCTGAGTCTCTCTCGCACAAACGAAGCCATGATCCGGGTACCCAGAGACGACGCCAAGCGCGGAGGCAGAGGCGGAGGCAGGGCCAATTGGCCCGCGCGATCAGAGTCCGGGCGGGGGAAGAATCCAGCCCAACCGGCGGAGCTCCGAGGTGAGATCCGGATTTGTCTTGGTGTATATATATGCGTTTGGTTTctgttttagggtttgtaaattcTGCATATTAACCAAAAATGTTGCAGCTTAATTGCTGTTAAACCCAAAATATATGCGTTTGATGAAACATATCAAACAAAAAATTGCTGTTTTTCGTCACTGTGCGAGAATTACCCTTAAATTAATTACATGCCTAGTTTTTTGTTTCGATAGAATTCCCtttttatattgaaaatatgtaTCTATTTTTGGTGGCCCTCTTAATTTGACCTGTTAATTAGCTGAGTAAATATATCtagtattaattaatttatgtgCAACAAACAGAtgagaagaaagaaacaaaagctGTCGAAAGCTCTATGAGTAAACTCCAACTTGATGATGATACTCCTACTGCAAAGAAGAAACGTTACCGTGAGTCTAAGAAATGCCATTCTCAGAATGAGCATTGTGCAGTTTGCCTTATGGACGGCCACCACCAATATCTGTGTCCCTACCGGGAAAGTGTCCCGTTGGGCGTAACTAAAGTTGGAGAGGGCTATATACTAATGTGTAGGACTTGTGGTTTTGTGGGTAACGTCTGCCTTCATGGCCGCTCTTATGCTCGTCCCTATAGGCGGTGTTATTGGCGTCTAAAACATGGGTACCCAATCCACGAGGAAGTGGAGCAAATCAGGGCAAGACAGAGAGAAATGGCTGAAATGTCCAAGGCACGAGTGGAGAGAGGTGAACCATCCTTATTGGATGATACCTCTTCCGATTCCTCTTCTGATACCTCTTCCGATTCCTCTTCTGATTCCTCTTCTGAGATATAATCGTAATGAAGCTTAGGGTTGGAACATGCGGTGGCTGCAGCTGTTGGATTGCCTTTTCTGTTCATTCATGGCGGATAGATACTACTTTGTTGGTTGTTTTCTCGTGTGTTTAATTTCGTTCTTGGAATAGCTAGTTGTGCATGTTGGTCGGATTTCCTTTGCTTGTAGGCTTGTACTGCTTGTCTTGGAATAACTATGAAACGAATCCACCGCTATCGAATACTAATCTCACCAGAATTGTTCAGTTAGTTTTCGTACATATTATTTCCTTTGCTTGTACGTATTATTTCCTTTGCTTGTACGTACAATTATTAGTAAGGCCAAGTACTGATGGCACTGTacattttttcttccaaaattttGCGCCTGCTAGAGTGACTCGAATAGGAGAAACCCTCCAAGTTTGAGAGTACCACAAAATTAGCATCAGGTTTTTCCAGCTTCCGTTTTAACGTCACTCTGCCACAGAAAGTAGCTAGTGAATGGAGCTGAAGCGCACAAGCAACGTGTACTAGCAACAAAACAGAAGGCCAACCCCAAACCCTACAATAGGCGGGACTTGCATTGGAAGCAACTGCGGCAGCAAGCCTCAAGAGGCAACAATTTTGGCCGCTGACTAAGCAGTTGAGATGTTTTCTTAGATTAAGCTGCAACCATCCGTAAATGCAGGTTTCACATCCAACAATGCTCAGTTCATATCTTAGCTGCTGTTTTATTTATGATTTCTCTTGCTTTTCTCTAATATTTAGTTAACCTAGCTTGTTTCAACAAGATTTAGAACGGCCTtctatttgttttaatttgtttaaattttcgtGAAGGCTAGCTACTAGATGGCCACCTctttaacatatatatagtcgtttgtatatgtatatatatgtacatctatatatatgtgtgtgtgtgtgtgtggggttACGATTCGCTACCTTTTCTTTTGGAGACAAACGACTCAGACTCGTCTAGATTTTTTGGGGGCATGTAAATTTTGCTAATTTAGGAATAACAAGTAGGTGGAAGTTACAACTGCATGCTCCAATGCAACAAAGGAGTATTTGGGGAGGCACAAAGACAAGATGGTTAGGGAATTTGGTTATACTATCGTTCCCTCCACACATTCTTATCGCCCTGGCTCTAGAatatttaagagagagagagagagagagagagttgatgAGAATATAGCACAGCTTCAGTGCCAAGGCGTTGCCAAGGAGAGCGTATGACGGTGGTTCTCCGTCGGGGATTTGTTTCGTTCAGAGCTGGAGACATTTCTACGTACGCATGCAGGTTAGAGTTTGATGGAGAGTTGAATTAATTCACAGAAGGTGAGAAATGGGAAGAGGTCAAACACAAAAGAAGGCGGGGGAGGTGGTGGCTGTAGCAATAGACAATGACAAGGGCAGCCAACATGCTCTCAAATGGACTATTGATAGTCTTGTCACCAGAGGTCAAGCTCTCACGCTGCTCCAAGTTAGACAAAGAACCGCAATTCCCACGCAAAGtacattctctctctctgtatgtgtgtgtgtgtgtgtaaatgcaTGAATGCATAAGATGCTGATGATGATCGTAATTTACTAATGTACGTCACCAGCCACAAAGGAGGTTGAAAAGGCTCAAGCCAAAGAGTTGTTTCAACCATTCCGCTGCTTTTGCACGAAAAAACTTGTGAGTAATGCTTCTTCCCTTCATAAAAGTGATAGTGCATTGCCTATCCCGCTCCATGAACAGTTGAGCGGAATCCCTCGTTTCGCAACGTGATTTGTAGTTGTACTGCTGATTTGATTTTTGCAACAGCTAAAATGCAATGAAGTCATGATCGAGGATAAAAACATAGCAAAAGCACTGGTAAACTATGTTGTCAATAATTCAATCGACATTTTGGTACTTGGTGCGCCGTCGAGAAGCGGCCTTCTCAGGTACTGATTTCTTCTCCAAGTTATATCTCAGTTCATATGCACCAACACTGTACAATTCATCAGAAAAATAGTATCAAAGAGAACAAGCATCAATCGTAAAATGTATAAATCATTCATTTATTGGAATGGAACTATAACTGTAGGTAGTTAAGTATTACATCTTTAAAATCCAATGaactaagaaaactttcatacATCTGTCTCAACTAATACCAGCTTACATACGCCGAAAATTTGATGGTTTGAGAAATCATTTATTCAAGATCTGGTTCCGCACGTTGTAGTCTTACCTCAGTTTTTTCTTCTCGGAAGCCATCAATTACGCATGCATCATAATTATATCAATCTCGTCACAGATTCAAAACAACGGACGTTCCAAACAGTCTCAAAAGAGGCACCGAGTTTCTGCACTGTGTATGTCGTTGGCAAGGGAAAGATATCATATATGCGAGCTGTTACCACTTCACTGTCCCAGAAAGCTTACTTGCCTAATCAAAAACGGCACCAAACAAACAAAGCTTCTGACACAAATGATACGCAATTCAGCCACAACCAGCAATGCAGAGGTTggccagattcggttttttctttcttttttttttaggtcgAAAGTTCAGATTATGTTCTAGCATCTGTTATTTCCCACCTCACGTCTGGTTTCTTGTCATTACTCAAACAAGTTTCTGTGACCAATACAGCATGGGAGAGGACGCAGTATCCACCACAAAGCCAGCAATAAGGAGCATGCCTCCAACTACAAACTTGACAGCAGAAACTAATATACCACAAATGATTATCCGAGCCAGTTCTGGTGTCCCAATATCATTCCTTCAATAATTGATACCTAATTAGTACAAGACTCCCCAGCAGGATATTATGCTCACATATATAAATGTAGAGTTGATGTTTAAATAGTCTTAAGGCTCCACAACAACAGGATGTTTTTGCCAGAAATTATACCGAGGAAATTATTTATATGTACGTATCATCAACTTCCCAACAATTTAGGCTTCTTGTGAAAGTAGAAAAGCTAACAGTTTCATCTGTTAATTTAAGAAGGTACTTTTCAAGCCAATGAAACTATAAAGAAAAAATCAATTTGTGATATTAAGGTTTCATAGCAGGTTTACGAAGCATAGAAGGGAAACTGCAgtaaacagaaaacaaaacagaCTTGAGAGGAATTAGTTTTGACTGCAGATCAGTTTCAGCGTGAGGGAATGAGAAGGAATAGTAGTTGGATTGCTCTTACCTTTATTTCACACTCCTCGGAGTTTTCTTTGAATCTGAATGAATGTAGCATTTTCATTTTAGCTTTtgataagttcataacaatggTAAGTCATCCATCAGCAATATCCAACTTCATCTCAGCCTGAACACGGAGATCCTACACAAGATCCATGAGACTAGGAATGCATTTTGCTTACCTAAAATGAACATAATAAGAAAGTTCAGATACGTACCCATTTCAGAATGCAGGACAATGCATATCTGAGCTGCATTTATCACTTTGTTACATACATGCACTAATTGAACCAATAGAATGCAAACTGGAACTGATAGACATAGCATTATCAGCGACAATAATCCTTTCCTAACAATCAGTCAAACATGCACAATATGCAGGTCGCTAGTCAGTAATTCCAAAAGATCTGATTCCCCCGGTATGTTTTTTTCAAATATACTGAAATTAACTTCCTATTGTTAGAGTTCTTTGAATTAGCTATGTTTCTATGGAAGTAAGAAATCTGAAAGGTTAGAGAAAGATACAATGTGAAGGAGTGCTCTGTTCTTCTCTCAAAGTCTGAGAGGtgatgtttcatatatttttactCAATACACGCACTAAGGCATATGTACATAACTACTAGCCTTAGCTGGATATCCACAACCAACAATACAATCTCAGCCTTACACTTGTCGTAATCTAAGACTAAGTGAATACACAATTCAAAACAAGGCTTATTTACTTTAACTTTACTTAGCTCACAGCTTATACACTAATACTCCCCTTTAAGCTTTGAGCTGATACAACTCCAAGCTTATCTCTGAGATAGTTGAATCTCTCTTTTGGTAAGGCCTTGGTAAAAATGTCTGCCACTTGTTCTTTGGTTGGACAGTATACCAAATAAACAATTCCCTGCTGCAAAGCATCCTTTATGAAGTGATATCTTCTGTCAATGTGCTTAGTCCTTTGGTGAAACACTGGATTTTTAGTTATTGAGATTGCAGAGGTATTGTCACACTGCAAAGGAGTTGCTTCAGCTTGTAACTCTCCAAAATCTTCAAGAACAAACCTGATCCATATAGCTTGAGATGTTGCTTCGGCAACACTAATATATTCAACCTCTGCTGTGGATAGTGCAACACAATTTTGTTTCACAGAAGTCCATGAGAACACTCCACTGCCAAATGAAAAAGCATAGCCTGAGGTACTCTTGCTGTCATCTATTGATCctccccaatcactatcacagaAACCAACTAAAACTACCTTCTTGCCTTTCATATAATGCAAACCATAATCCAGTGTTCCTTTGATATATCTGAGCACTCTCTTAGCTATCCCATAGTGCTTGTTAGAAGGACCATGCATATATCTAGCTAACAAACTAGCTGCATACATCACATCTGGTCTTGTAGCAGTAAGATACAATAAACTGCCTACAAGCTTTCTGTATTTCTCTTCATCTGCTGCACCACTGCCATCTTCTTTACTCAACTTTTCAGTAGCCACAAGAGGTATAGAGACAGATTTACATTCTTTCAATCCAAACTTATCCAACAGGGAAGAGGCATACTTCTTTTGATGAATGAAGATGCTAGATTCTGTTTGAATTACCCCCATCCccagaaaatggtgaagaaggCCCGAGTCTGACATCTCATACTTCTccttcatatcttctttgaACTCATCCAGCATGTCTTGATTGTTTCCAGTATAcacaatatcatccacatatatggAGACTATTAGTATATCCTTTTCTCCCCTTGTCTTAGTGTAGAGAGTTGCTTCACTTAAGCTTTTCTCAAACCCACACTTAGCAAAATAGCTGTCAATCTCTCCATACCAGGCCCTAGGCGCctgtttcaagccataaagaGCCTTGTGCAATTTGTAAACTTTGTCTTCCTTGTCATTAATCACAAACCCTTCAGGTTGATCAACATATACTTCTTCCTGCAATATTCCATTTAAGAAAGCAGACTTAACATCTAATTGAAATATCTTCCAGCTTCTATGTGCAGCAAGTGCAATCAATGTTCTGATGGTGTCCAATCTGGCAACTGGAGCAAAAGTCTCATTGTAATCGAGTCCTGGTTTCTGCACATATCCTTTAGCAACTAGTCTTACCTTGTTCTTTTGTACTGAGCCATCCAAATTCAGTTTGGTTTTGAACACCCATTTCACACCAATAACCTGCTTATCACTTGGTCTGTCTACAAGCTTCCAAGTCTCATTTTTCTCAATCATGGATAGTTCTTCTTTCATAGCTTTTATCCAAGCTTTATCTTGTGCAGCTTCCTCATACTTCTCTGGCTCCACAATACAAAGATTGCATTGTGCTAGGATATCACTAATATTTCTCCATTTAACTGGTGTATGATCATAAGGACTAATGATCTCAACAGTTTCAGAGACATCTCTATCTTGTTCTTCCATTTGATTACTATTTTCTACTTCTGTCACTTCTTGTATACTGAAATCACTCACAGTCCTATACTGATCTTGAATGTCAGTTATTGCAATAGACTTCTCTGAATTCTGCTTCCAATTCCAAGATATAGTTTCATCAAAGACCACATCCCTTGATAGGATTAACTTCCTTGAACATGGATCAAATACTCTGTACCCTTTCTCACAAGTTGCATAACCCACAAACACACCTTTGACAGACTTTGCATCTAGCTTTTGTCTTCTTTCTGCTGGTACATGAACATAACAGAGTGATCCAAACACCTTTAAGTGACCAATTCCTGGTTTTCCCCCACTATAGGCTTCAAAAGGAGTCATATTATCAagagcttttgtaggtgatctgtttagaatataaacaGATGTATGTACAGCTTCTGCCCACAGATGTATGTACAGCTTCTGCCCACAGAAAGTATGGCATGCTTTTATCATGAATCATTGCCTTAGCCATCTCTACAACTGTTCTATTCTTTCTCTCCACTACTCCATTTTGCTGTGGAGTATAAGCAATGGATAACTGTCTTTGTATGCCTTCAGATTCCAACAACTTGCTGAATTCAGTTGAGAGAAATTCTCCCCCCCCGTCACTCCTTAGGCATTTCACTttaaatccacattgtaactcCACCATTGCTTTGAACTTTCTGAAACAGATTAGTGCCTCAGACTTATGTCGTAGGAAATAAACCTATGACATTCTTGTGT
It encodes the following:
- the LOC139190484 gene encoding uncharacterized protein, which encodes MIRVPRDDAKRGGRGGGRANWPARSESGRGKNPAQPAELRDEKKETKAVESSMSKLQLDDDTPTAKKKRYRESKKCHSQNEHCAVCLMDGHHQYLCPYRESVPLGVTKVGEGYILMCRTCGFVGNVCLHGRSYARPYRRCYWRLKHGYPIHEEVEQIRARQREMAEMSKARVERGEPSLLDDTSSDSSSDTSSDSSSDSSSEI